A genome region from Tenebrio molitor chromosome 4, icTenMoli1.1, whole genome shotgun sequence includes the following:
- the LOC138129699 gene encoding putative ankyrin repeat protein RF_0381: MDLSMVTYHSAEWHRLYNALLNSDSTVLTQMLREGYNMSKIMFGVQVQWCLGKYTPLEFVVCKNNLPLVQFLLEKGVNPNVEGPDGDTPLIISIQTGFHQISEKLIILGANTCKPDKNGKTPLYWAVNKKNINIINLLLDHGAELTIHTALFHAIDSGYLDMVQLLVERGAPLNVVSRSTHLSRAIARGNLDIAKYLIKSGADVNLTSEYGTPLITAARGEHWNIVKFLMESGAQLNLADKNLPGVRVEKLNFEILNYIVEKGLKVHATFANTSFVWSLELENVNLVKYFIEQGADVNQKYQNGETLLSMALKNSDLRSFRLLIESGADPRLAEAEINEKMTKDADFNIYMNSLDLDSKIEKLTIRENDAPKGKSTKSAPFFQSGTGHEEAPLRRQS, encoded by the exons ATGGATCTGTCTATGGTAACATATCATTCAGCAGAGTGG CACCGATTATACAATGCTCTATTGAACAGTGATTCCACTGTTCTTACCCAAATGTTGAGAGAAGGTTATAACATGAGTAAAATTATGTTTGGTGTACAAGTACAATGGTGCTTAGGTAAATATACACCACTCGAGTTCGTAGTGTGCAAGAATAATCTTCCCCTTGTCCAGTTTTTGCTGGAGAAAGGTGTAAATCCCAACGTAGAAGGACCAGATGGAGATACTCCTTTGATTATCAGTATCCAAACGGGGTTTCATCAAATTAGcgagaaattaataattttgggTGCAAATACCTGTAAACCGGATAAAAATGGCAAAACACCTTTATACTGGGCAGTGAACAAgaaaaacataaacataatAAATCTCCTCTTGGATCACGGGGCTGAATTGACAATTCATACAGCTTTATTTCATGCCATTGATTCAGGCTACTTAGATATGGTACAGTTATTGGTAGAAAGAGGAGCTCCTCTTAATGTGGTGTCCAGATCAACTCACTTAAGTAGAGCTATTGCGCGAGGAAATTTGGATATTGCAAAATATCTAATAAAAAGTGGTGCCGATGTAAATTTGACTAGTGAATATG GAACACCCTTAATTACAGCCGCTCGTGGAGAGCATTGGaatattgtaaaatttctAATGGAAAGTGGTGCCCAATTAAATTTGGCTGATAAAAATCTTCCTGGAGTGCGCGTggaaaaacttaattttgaaatactcAATTACATAGTTGAAAAAGGTCTCAAAGTACACGCAACCTTTGCAAATACTTCCTTTGTATGGTCGTTAGAATTAGAAAATGTAAATCtggtaaaatatttcataGAACAAGGAGCAGATGTCAatcaaaaatatcaaaatggTGAAACGCTTTTGTCTATGGCTTTGAAAAATTCCGATTTACGATCTTTTCGATTGTTAATTGAATCAGGAGCTGATCCACGATTGGCTGAAGCTgagattaatgaaaaaatgacCAAAGACGCcgactttaacatttatatgaatTCACTGGATCTAGATTCCAAGATAGAAAAGCTCACGATTCGAG AAAATGATGCTCCCAAGGGGAAATCGACGAAAAGTGCCCCATTTTTCcaaa GTGGAACTGGTCACGAAGAAGCTCCACTTCGACGACAATCCTGA